One Candidatus Eisenbacteria bacterium DNA window includes the following coding sequences:
- a CDS encoding O-antigen ligase family protein, with protein sequence MNPKGIIRSTITRIEESSPLLWAAVVLIGVVVGTQFNHPNKRVLEACAGGIVAVFAFRFHLSVGLSVLVFFLPFPTAMSFGSTNTVFAGLLFIVWLARISLGHEKPPSRTPLDMPIVLLLMAYMTSSYNSRGMSELMAGLVNFASVAGCVLMYYLIVNFVNDERALKRIVVVASISCATVLLTALYELFNPGKVLLPGWILGAEKSQLMYVEKGLRVGGSFGDYELLAEYSAINLPLQIFMAVRAKSISRKIAWLILAAATTIVLHATITRGAFIAFYMSMAYLMLVAREDFDFKKVVAVAILAVIIFVSANSILVQYTKSGSVFARFSTEKTFAGVMPAARAGTWTQSWERSKEHIVIGHGPYFSLREGVTRFSWPHNTYLFQLYITGLFGLSAFLWLLIKLFAGTLKFSSRSLASRSFSKSLLLVMNVQLLIFMIDELKIDFQRNVVYTYYVWFLFGLMVACLKIAQAAKPEGTAEAPS encoded by the coding sequence TTGAACCCCAAGGGTATCATCAGAAGCACCATCACAAGAATAGAAGAATCCTCGCCGCTATTGTGGGCTGCCGTCGTCCTGATTGGCGTGGTGGTGGGAACGCAGTTTAACCATCCTAACAAGAGGGTCCTTGAAGCCTGCGCGGGTGGCATTGTTGCAGTCTTCGCCTTCAGGTTTCACCTTTCCGTAGGTCTTTCTGTCCTCGTCTTCTTTCTTCCCTTCCCGACCGCCATGTCGTTCGGAAGCACCAACACTGTTTTCGCAGGCCTTCTCTTCATAGTTTGGCTGGCCAGGATTTCCCTGGGTCACGAGAAACCTCCCAGCAGGACTCCGCTGGATATGCCGATAGTCTTGCTTCTTATGGCTTACATGACTTCCTCCTACAATTCGAGAGGGATGTCAGAGCTGATGGCAGGGCTCGTGAACTTCGCCAGCGTGGCCGGCTGCGTTCTCATGTACTACCTCATCGTGAATTTCGTGAACGACGAACGTGCCCTGAAAAGGATAGTTGTTGTTGCATCGATCTCCTGCGCGACTGTGCTTCTGACGGCTCTTTATGAACTCTTCAATCCCGGGAAAGTTCTGCTCCCCGGGTGGATTCTCGGCGCAGAGAAGTCACAACTGATGTACGTGGAGAAGGGGTTGAGGGTTGGGGGTTCTTTCGGTGATTATGAGCTTCTTGCCGAGTATTCGGCCATAAACCTTCCCCTTCAGATATTCATGGCTGTAAGAGCAAAGTCAATATCAAGGAAAATTGCGTGGCTCATCCTTGCTGCTGCGACAACAATAGTCCTTCACGCGACCATTACAAGAGGCGCTTTCATTGCGTTCTATATGAGTATGGCCTATCTCATGCTGGTTGCCCGGGAGGACTTTGACTTCAAGAAGGTGGTCGCTGTTGCAATTCTTGCTGTCATAATTTTTGTGAGCGCAAATTCCATTCTTGTACAATACACAAAATCCGGTTCTGTATTTGCGAGATTCTCCACTGAGAAGACCTTCGCAGGAGTAATGCCTGCCGCGAGAGCAGGAACCTGGACGCAGAGCTGGGAGCGTTCGAAGGAGCATATTGTCATAGGTCACGGTCCTTACTTCAGCCTGAGGGAGGGGGTCACAAGATTCAGCTGGCCCCACAACACCTACTTGTTTCAGCTCTACATAACAGGTCTCTTCGGGCTTTCGGCGTTCTTGTGGCTTCTCATCAAGCTTTTCGCGGGGACATTAAAGTTCTCGAGCCGATCTTTGGCAAGCCGGAGCTTTTCAAAATCCCTTCTTCTCGTGATGAATGTTCAGCTGCTCATTTTCATGATTGACGAATTGAAGATCGATTTCCAGAGAAACGTTGTTTACACATACTATGTCTGGTTTCTCTTCGGTCTCATGGTCGCTTGTCTGAAGATTGCGCAGGCTGCGAAGCCTGAAGGCACAGCCGAAGCGCCTTCCTAG